The proteins below come from a single Cupriavidus sp. WKF15 genomic window:
- a CDS encoding NAD(P)H-binding protein encodes MHVALLASTGRAGRTILDELVRRGHHVTAVARNLDKLPEGLPETVTAVQDGLTSVDRIAEIIRGADAVVSAFGPSSSDPRYSTDISYTDQMVSVTERLIAAVREADAPRLIVVGGAGSLEFSPGVTVLKSGYWPEPYVNIATSHMKAFAALRASDINWTYFSPPMLITPGERTGQFRLGGDSLIKDAEGKSLISFEDYAVALVDELEKPAHERARFTAGY; translated from the coding sequence ATGCATGTAGCTCTACTGGCATCCACAGGCCGTGCAGGCCGAACCATCCTCGATGAGCTCGTTCGGCGCGGCCATCATGTCACGGCAGTGGCGCGAAACCTGGACAAGCTTCCTGAGGGCCTTCCCGAAACTGTCACGGCGGTGCAGGACGGCCTGACGAGCGTCGACCGCATCGCGGAAATTATTCGCGGAGCGGATGCGGTGGTGAGCGCCTTTGGTCCATCGAGCAGTGATCCGCGCTATTCGACGGATATTAGCTATACGGATCAAATGGTCAGTGTTACCGAGCGACTGATTGCCGCGGTTCGCGAGGCCGATGCACCTCGCCTGATTGTGGTGGGAGGAGCCGGATCCCTTGAGTTCTCTCCCGGCGTGACTGTACTTAAGTCTGGCTATTGGCCGGAGCCTTACGTCAACATCGCCACTTCTCACATGAAGGCCTTTGCCGCGCTGCGGGCATCCGACATCAACTGGACATACTTCAGCCCGCCCATGTTGATCACCCCTGGTGAGCGAACCGGTCAGTTCCGCCTGGGGGGCGACAGCCTTATCAAGGATGCGGAGGGGAAAAGCCTGATCTCGTTCGAAGACTATGCGGTCGCGCTGGTCGACGAACTCGAAAAGCCAGCGCACGAGCGCGCCCGCTTCACCGCCGGCTACTAA
- a CDS encoding tripartite tricarboxylate transporter substrate binding protein has product MAHSRRRAILGLAAMPLVVASAFAQDWPSKPIKLIVPFPPGGPTDTASRIVAQKLGEALKQPVVVENRAGASGSTAASQVARGTPDGYTLMMLAMPTLLAPHLYKRAGYDTTKDFTPVATIYDLPIVMVVNPTALPNVTDLSKLIAQAKGQPGKLNYTSAGAGSFGHLSMELLKQIGGFDMQHVPYKGAAPAISDTLGGQVPVMYADLIGALPHIQAGKLRAIAIGSPQRVSILPDVKTIAEQGFPGYDAVSWGGLLAPPGTPKEVVDRISGEVGKILANKDVQNKLLKAGAIANFQPPAQMSQRIGQDYAKWGKVIRDKGIAAE; this is encoded by the coding sequence ATGGCCCACTCCCGGCGTCGAGCCATCCTGGGCCTGGCCGCCATGCCGCTGGTGGTCGCGAGCGCCTTCGCGCAAGACTGGCCCAGCAAGCCCATCAAGCTGATCGTGCCGTTCCCGCCGGGCGGTCCCACGGATACTGCATCGCGCATCGTGGCACAGAAACTGGGCGAGGCGCTCAAACAGCCGGTGGTGGTGGAAAACCGGGCTGGCGCATCAGGCTCCACCGCCGCCTCGCAGGTGGCCAGGGGCACGCCCGACGGCTACACGCTGATGATGCTGGCCATGCCTACGCTGTTAGCGCCGCATTTGTATAAGAGGGCGGGATATGACACCACCAAGGACTTCACGCCCGTTGCGACCATTTATGACCTGCCGATCGTGATGGTGGTCAACCCGACGGCGCTGCCCAACGTGACGGATCTGTCCAAGCTGATCGCGCAGGCCAAGGGCCAGCCTGGCAAGCTCAATTACACCAGTGCGGGCGCGGGCAGCTTCGGCCACCTGAGCATGGAACTGCTCAAGCAGATCGGCGGATTTGACATGCAGCACGTGCCATACAAGGGCGCCGCGCCCGCGATCAGCGACACCCTCGGTGGGCAGGTGCCCGTGATGTACGCCGACCTAATTGGCGCACTGCCGCACATCCAGGCAGGGAAGCTGCGTGCGATCGCGATCGGCTCGCCGCAGCGCGTGAGTATCCTGCCCGATGTCAAGACCATTGCCGAGCAGGGCTTCCCGGGCTACGACGCGGTGTCCTGGGGCGGCCTGTTGGCGCCGCCGGGAACGCCCAAAGAGGTGGTGGACCGCATCTCCGGCGAGGTCGGCAAGATCCTGGCCAACAAGGATGTCCAGAACAAGCTGCTGAAGGCCGGGGCCATCGCCAACTTCCAGCCGCCAGCGCAGATGAGCCAGCGCATCGGCCAGGACTACGCCAAGTGGGGCAAGGTGATCCGCGACAAGGGTATCGCGGCCGAGTAA
- a CDS encoding helix-turn-helix domain-containing protein, producing the protein MRYLSLPHGVGEVDSYVGRPAAERRCSVAEATRVVGDRWAILVMREAFYGRSRFEEFERSLGVASNVLSGRLKSLVGAGLLERRASVEAKRPSYHLTEKGRAFFPVYLALKCWADDWSSSQEGVVTETGTPSSTGFASAAAIRAGREGVRAGARFVGTGDRGHAAK; encoded by the coding sequence ATGCGTTATCTTTCGTTACCCCACGGCGTGGGCGAAGTCGATTCCTACGTGGGCAGGCCGGCGGCGGAAAGGCGCTGCTCGGTGGCAGAGGCGACGCGAGTGGTCGGCGACCGATGGGCGATCCTTGTCATGCGCGAAGCGTTCTACGGGCGTTCCCGTTTCGAGGAATTCGAAAGATCGCTTGGCGTCGCGTCAAATGTCCTGAGCGGACGTCTCAAGTCGCTTGTCGGCGCAGGCCTGCTGGAACGTCGGGCGAGTGTCGAGGCAAAGCGGCCTAGCTACCACCTGACGGAGAAGGGACGCGCCTTCTTCCCGGTCTACTTGGCGCTCAAGTGCTGGGCAGACGACTGGTCGAGTAGCCAGGAAGGCGTCGTGACGGAGACGGGAACGCCGAGCAGCACCGGGTTCGCCTCCGCGGCTGCCATCCGTGCAGGCAGAGAAGGGGTGCGCGCAGGCGCTCGCTTCGTTGGGACGGGCGACCGTGGCCACGCGGCGAAGTGA
- a CDS encoding organic hydroperoxide resistance protein: MIQVDKVLYIGKTHTTGGRDGAARSADGRLDVKLSPPGGAGSGTNPEQLFAAGWSACFIGAIGLAARARGVTLPPDLAVNAEVDLGMAGEAFLLQARLNVSMPDIDAATARALVDAAHQTCPYSKATRGNIGVEINVVQAA, from the coding sequence ATGATCCAAGTCGACAAAGTTCTTTACATCGGCAAGACCCACACCACGGGTGGACGCGACGGCGCGGCCCGCAGCGCGGATGGGCGCCTCGACGTCAAGCTGTCGCCCCCTGGTGGCGCAGGCAGTGGAACCAATCCGGAACAACTATTTGCCGCTGGCTGGTCGGCCTGCTTCATCGGCGCGATCGGCCTCGCCGCCCGCGCGAGAGGCGTGACGCTGCCGCCTGACCTGGCGGTCAACGCCGAAGTGGATCTGGGCATGGCAGGCGAAGCCTTCCTCCTGCAGGCTCGCCTGAACGTCAGCATGCCCGACATCGACGCGGCGACTGCAAGAGCGCTGGTGGATGCGGCTCACCAGACCTGCCCCTATTCGAAGGCCACTCGCGGCAATATCGGCGTGGAGATCAACGTGGTGCAAGCCGCTTGA
- a CDS encoding epoxide hydrolase: MTLFNNPTPEENRFTRRHFLGVSAAAAGYGMGLMSLSGEASAATTGAGKPDAIRPFSVSFPQEALTDLRRRIAATRWPSRETVDDASQGVRLATMQRLADYWATRHDWRKAEARLNALPQFMTTIDGVDIHFVHVRSKHPGALPVIITHGWPGSVIEQLKVIGPLTDPTAHGGQASDAFDVVIPSIPGHGFSGKPTTTGWDPVRIARAWIVLMNRLGYKQYVAQGGDWGDAITEQMALIAPPELLGIHVNMPATLPADISKALKYNEPAPAGLSADERHAYEQLDTFYKHGLGYAIEMANRPQTLYGIEDSPIGLAAWMLDHDAASQAMIARVFDGKSEGLTRDDILDNVTLYWLTRTAVSSARLYWENNLAFFDVKHLAIPVAVSVFPDEIYAAPRSWAERAYPKLIHYNRLPKGGHFAAWEQPMVFADELRAGLRTLRDGKSA, translated from the coding sequence ATGACACTGTTCAACAACCCGACTCCTGAGGAGAACCGGTTCACGCGACGCCATTTTCTCGGGGTCTCCGCAGCAGCGGCAGGCTACGGCATGGGCCTGATGTCGCTGTCCGGCGAAGCGTCGGCCGCAACCACTGGTGCCGGGAAGCCCGACGCCATCCGCCCATTCAGTGTCTCCTTCCCGCAGGAGGCCCTGACGGACCTGCGCCGGCGTATCGCTGCCACCCGTTGGCCATCACGTGAAACCGTGGACGATGCATCGCAAGGCGTGCGGCTGGCGACGATGCAGAGGCTCGCCGACTACTGGGCGACCCGGCACGACTGGCGCAAGGCAGAGGCCAGGTTGAATGCGTTGCCGCAATTCATGACGACCATCGATGGCGTCGATATTCATTTCGTCCACGTTCGCTCGAAGCATCCGGGTGCGCTGCCAGTCATCATCACCCATGGATGGCCCGGATCGGTGATAGAGCAGTTGAAGGTCATCGGGCCACTCACAGACCCGACGGCTCACGGCGGCCAAGCCTCCGATGCGTTCGATGTGGTGATCCCGTCGATTCCTGGTCACGGATTCTCCGGCAAGCCAACGACCACGGGCTGGGATCCTGTGCGTATTGCCCGCGCATGGATCGTGCTGATGAACCGCCTCGGTTACAAGCAGTACGTGGCGCAAGGTGGAGACTGGGGCGATGCCATCACCGAGCAGATGGCGCTGATCGCGCCCCCGGAACTGCTTGGCATTCACGTCAATATGCCCGCCACCCTGCCGGCCGACATATCGAAGGCGCTCAAGTACAACGAACCGGCACCGGCGGGACTCTCTGCTGACGAACGGCACGCATACGAGCAGCTCGACACCTTCTACAAGCACGGACTCGGCTACGCTATCGAGATGGCGAACCGTCCCCAGACGCTCTACGGGATCGAAGATTCCCCCATCGGGTTGGCTGCCTGGATGCTCGATCATGATGCCGCGAGCCAGGCGATGATCGCCCGCGTGTTCGATGGCAAGAGCGAAGGTCTCACGCGTGACGACATCCTCGACAACGTGACGCTGTACTGGCTGACAAGGACTGCCGTCTCGTCGGCGCGCCTGTACTGGGAAAACAATCTGGCGTTCTTCGACGTCAAGCACCTCGCCATACCGGTAGCCGTCAGCGTCTTCCCGGACGAGATCTACGCGGCGCCGCGAAGCTGGGCCGAGCGTGCCTACCCGAAGCTCATCCACTACAACCGTCTGCCGAAAGGCGGCCACTTTGCCGCATGGGAACAGCCGATGGTCTTTGCCGACGAACTGCGCGCGGGCCTCAGGACGTTGCGAGATGGTAAATCTGCATGA
- a CDS encoding cytosine permease, with translation MNCLDESSDGSVTRPIPLPRRRGLLFPAFAWTGFSSAFASIIVGGYLQASLDTFDALFAAILGNWILFIYSAAIGFAAGRWGLSSQLVLEGVFGRWGAVMPGALLGALVTGWFAFHVAVTANILVTALHVQGESALAICLIGVLFAMPVIVRISRGFNMTAIGIPAMAIFAIVVFAHRLAPRWDALLDGPIGGPMPFGTGVCIAFGTFVVSGTMTGDIVRYCRTGNEAVQATAFGFLFANLPFLILGVLLAASGIKVNDLFTAGNALSWLLLALVIIANWTTCDACLTNAAVTFKSAFPTLRWMGVAGAATLLGILLAITNSVGDVSGWTLLLTAMASPIGGVIIADYYVVRVRAGFSRARTASVNMAALLATGAGMLVALLCHRLIPGVVTPLVSAPVAGCLYLVMSGIASRQLGADLGGQSAGAEALD, from the coding sequence ATGAACTGTCTTGACGAATCAAGTGACGGCAGCGTTACGAGGCCCATCCCGCTACCCCGGCGGCGTGGCCTCCTGTTCCCCGCGTTTGCGTGGACGGGCTTCTCGTCCGCATTTGCCTCTATCATCGTCGGCGGTTACCTGCAGGCCTCCCTGGACACGTTCGACGCGCTGTTTGCGGCGATCCTCGGCAACTGGATTCTCTTCATCTATTCGGCGGCAATAGGTTTCGCCGCCGGGCGCTGGGGCCTGAGTTCGCAACTCGTGCTGGAAGGCGTCTTTGGCCGCTGGGGTGCCGTCATGCCCGGCGCGTTGCTGGGGGCGCTAGTTACGGGCTGGTTCGCGTTCCACGTTGCCGTGACGGCGAACATCCTGGTCACCGCGCTGCACGTGCAGGGCGAATCGGCGCTCGCAATCTGCCTCATAGGCGTCCTGTTCGCGATGCCGGTCATCGTCCGCATCAGCCGCGGCTTCAACATGACCGCGATCGGGATCCCTGCGATGGCCATATTCGCCATCGTCGTCTTCGCGCATCGGCTCGCACCCAGGTGGGACGCGCTGCTGGATGGTCCGATCGGCGGGCCGATGCCGTTCGGAACGGGCGTGTGCATTGCCTTCGGCACCTTCGTGGTGAGCGGTACGATGACGGGCGACATCGTAAGGTATTGCCGCACCGGCAACGAAGCGGTACAGGCGACGGCATTCGGTTTCCTGTTCGCGAACCTGCCGTTCCTGATCCTGGGTGTACTGCTGGCGGCATCAGGCATCAAGGTGAACGACCTCTTCACTGCGGGCAATGCGCTGTCGTGGCTGCTGCTTGCGCTTGTCATCATCGCCAACTGGACCACCTGCGATGCGTGCCTGACAAACGCCGCCGTGACGTTCAAGAGTGCGTTTCCGACACTGCGCTGGATGGGTGTCGCGGGCGCCGCTACGCTCCTTGGCATTTTGCTCGCCATCACCAATAGCGTTGGCGATGTGTCCGGCTGGACGCTGCTGCTCACAGCCATGGCATCTCCGATCGGCGGTGTGATCATCGCGGATTACTACGTCGTGCGCGTACGGGCGGGTTTTTCGCGCGCACGGACAGCGTCGGTGAACATGGCGGCATTGCTCGCCACCGGAGCAGGGATGCTGGTGGCGTTGCTCTGTCACCGGCTGATTCCGGGCGTGGTCACACCGCTGGTTAGTGCGCCCGTTGCCGGATGCCTCTATCTCGTCATGTCCGGCATCGCTTCACGTCAGCTTGGCGCAGATCTCGGCGGCCAGTCTGCCGGGGCGGAAGCGCTCGACTGA
- a CDS encoding ATP-binding protein, whose product MIVLISSLAYLLFQARKDALDNLLLHQARLAIQFASAELRSDTSGGATLIDDGEFRSGNPLAGISAWPGQMTTAIPLASGCAASPLCDDLSGVRSEDTKGRFVIRNGALFASLHGSKVVVTTSAPLSALTAGLFGRLAMDIAGVFFLGCLLLLVRESRLSDYSVHRLLDASPIPLLLIDAQGQVEFANRQAIDLFLDDPLRTPGRLQEALRREGELFTWLVSEQGTGDATETCEFETGRQAGAVRHLLVSRQSLAVRSKRMIIASVADITVRHEAESALVKAKNAAEALERMKSESLAMMSHELRTPVNGVLGLAQLLVQYELPDGAAQIVRRMIQAGKTLAVIINDIVDFALLEVRHIRLERRRFDLREVITSAATLASAAAAEKGLMVRVSALAPLPPAVFGDPARLQQIIINLVGNGIKFTDAGHIEVRTDVTGRVNDSIEIVIDVADTGIGIAPEVIPQLFRPFSQAEAGHERRFEGTGLGLAISKGLAEAMGGSISVRSMIGEGTTFSVRLPFDLALGKAERAPRPAPASRVLVVDDVALNRDVVGELLRAEGCDVTTAGSGQEALDILKTRQFDLILMDIRMPVMDGLATTAAIRSSREPNRHTGPILGLTANPLPTDRPLYLLRGIDGIIEKPVEVEALRSALRQVALPVTSAAIEEPERLSRLRQKLGQDRTLRIVVAFSQTAADAVEGIATGCARAALDTVAEGAHRLAGAASNVGFDQLAEAAARLEQIARTGSATEVLDAALTVVTIYRDVERFVGVLISPAAAGPENRYPVP is encoded by the coding sequence GTGATCGTACTCATCTCCTCGCTCGCGTATCTGCTATTCCAGGCACGCAAGGACGCACTCGACAATCTGCTACTGCATCAGGCACGTCTTGCCATCCAGTTTGCTTCTGCCGAACTCCGTTCCGATACGTCGGGGGGCGCGACGCTTATCGACGACGGCGAATTCCGTTCGGGAAACCCGCTCGCCGGCATCTCCGCATGGCCGGGGCAGATGACGACCGCCATTCCGCTCGCATCGGGCTGCGCGGCAAGTCCGCTTTGCGATGATTTGTCGGGAGTGCGGAGCGAGGACACCAAAGGCCGGTTCGTCATCCGGAATGGGGCGCTATTCGCTTCGCTTCATGGCAGCAAGGTCGTCGTCACGACGTCCGCGCCACTCTCGGCGCTGACGGCGGGCCTGTTCGGCCGTCTTGCGATGGATATTGCAGGGGTGTTCTTCCTTGGGTGTCTGCTCCTGCTGGTGCGCGAGAGCCGCCTGAGCGACTACTCGGTTCACCGCCTCCTAGACGCTTCTCCCATTCCGCTTCTTTTGATCGATGCGCAAGGGCAGGTCGAATTCGCCAACCGCCAGGCGATTGACCTCTTTCTGGACGACCCGCTGCGCACTCCGGGACGGCTGCAGGAAGCACTGCGGCGCGAGGGGGAACTGTTCACCTGGCTGGTCTCTGAACAGGGAACGGGCGACGCGACCGAGACCTGCGAATTCGAGACTGGCAGGCAGGCAGGTGCAGTGCGCCACCTGCTGGTCTCGCGACAGTCGCTGGCGGTTCGCTCGAAGCGCATGATCATCGCGAGTGTGGCGGACATTACGGTGAGGCATGAAGCCGAGAGCGCGCTCGTCAAGGCGAAGAACGCGGCGGAGGCGCTCGAGCGGATGAAGTCCGAATCGCTTGCAATGATGAGCCATGAACTGCGCACGCCCGTCAACGGGGTGCTCGGGCTTGCGCAACTGCTGGTCCAATATGAGCTCCCCGATGGCGCGGCCCAGATCGTGCGGCGGATGATCCAGGCAGGCAAGACGCTGGCCGTCATCATCAACGATATTGTCGATTTTGCGTTGCTCGAGGTTCGGCACATCCGGCTGGAGCGGCGCCGCTTCGATCTGCGTGAGGTGATCACGAGCGCGGCCACACTGGCGAGCGCGGCTGCCGCGGAGAAGGGATTGATGGTCCGCGTGAGCGCGCTCGCGCCGTTGCCGCCAGCCGTGTTCGGTGACCCTGCACGCTTGCAGCAGATCATCATCAACCTCGTCGGCAATGGCATCAAGTTCACTGACGCCGGGCATATCGAGGTCAGGACGGATGTCACTGGCCGCGTCAACGATTCGATCGAAATCGTCATCGACGTAGCCGACACGGGGATCGGCATTGCGCCAGAAGTCATCCCGCAGCTCTTCCGGCCGTTCTCGCAGGCGGAAGCCGGACATGAAAGGCGCTTTGAAGGAACCGGCCTTGGCCTCGCCATTAGCAAGGGCCTTGCCGAAGCTATGGGCGGCTCGATTTCGGTGCGCAGCATGATCGGGGAAGGCACGACCTTCTCGGTGCGCCTGCCGTTCGACCTTGCGCTGGGTAAAGCGGAGCGCGCACCGAGGCCGGCGCCTGCCTCGCGCGTGCTGGTTGTCGACGACGTGGCGCTGAATCGCGATGTCGTGGGCGAATTGCTGCGCGCCGAAGGATGCGATGTGACGACTGCCGGCTCTGGGCAGGAGGCGCTGGATATCCTCAAGACCCGACAATTCGACCTGATATTGATGGACATCCGCATGCCCGTGATGGACGGTCTTGCCACCACCGCCGCGATCCGGTCGAGCCGCGAGCCGAACCGGCATACAGGTCCGATACTCGGGCTGACGGCGAATCCGCTGCCGACCGACAGACCGCTCTATTTGCTGCGCGGCATCGACGGAATCATCGAAAAGCCGGTCGAGGTGGAAGCGCTGCGCTCGGCGCTGAGGCAGGTGGCGCTGCCGGTGACATCCGCTGCCATCGAAGAGCCGGAGCGCCTCAGCCGGCTGCGCCAGAAGCTCGGGCAGGATCGCACCCTGCGCATCGTCGTGGCGTTCTCGCAAACGGCGGCCGATGCAGTGGAAGGCATCGCGACCGGCTGCGCCCGCGCCGCGCTGGACACGGTCGCGGAAGGCGCGCATCGCCTTGCGGGCGCCGCATCGAACGTCGGATTTGACCAGTTGGCGGAGGCGGCCGCTAGGCTCGAGCAGATTGCCCGGACAGGCAGCGCCACAGAAGTCCTGGATGCGGCGTTGACGGTCGTGACGATCTACCGGGACGTGGAGCGCTTCGTGGGCGTCCTAATATCGCCCGCGGCCGCCGGGCCCGAGAACAGATACCCGGTGCCGTGA
- a CDS encoding response regulator transcription factor has protein sequence MQHSRTDQCIAVVDDDPSIRETLEGFLEAEGYDICCAADADELDRLMLVRPVDLVLLDIRLPGRDGLSLTRDLREKSEMGIILITGRNDRVDRILGLEYGADDYIAKPIDERELLPRVRNLLRRVEHSRGVAAPSTLSFGQFRLDTRGRSLTDPAGENVPLTTAEFDLLLVLVRNAGHVMSRERLISAIKRRRFESMDRTVDTLVRRLRRKIEADPDNPHLIKTVHGTGYLFSGPAAAGDIRTPTKRSTSR, from the coding sequence ATGCAGCACAGCCGGACAGACCAGTGCATTGCCGTGGTCGACGACGATCCGTCCATTCGCGAAACACTGGAAGGCTTTCTGGAGGCGGAGGGCTACGATATCTGTTGTGCCGCCGATGCCGACGAACTCGACCGCCTGATGCTCGTCCGTCCCGTGGATCTCGTGCTGCTGGATATCCGGCTGCCAGGCCGCGATGGCCTGTCGCTGACGCGCGACCTGCGCGAGAAGTCCGAAATGGGCATCATCCTGATCACGGGCCGCAACGACCGGGTGGATCGCATTCTCGGCCTCGAATATGGCGCGGACGACTACATTGCGAAGCCCATCGATGAACGTGAACTGCTGCCGCGCGTGCGCAACCTGCTGCGGCGTGTGGAACACAGCCGCGGCGTCGCTGCGCCCTCGACGCTGTCGTTCGGCCAGTTCCGGCTCGACACGCGTGGCCGCAGCCTGACCGATCCGGCAGGTGAGAACGTGCCACTCACGACCGCGGAGTTTGACCTTCTTCTGGTACTCGTCAGGAACGCAGGCCACGTTATGTCGCGGGAGCGGCTGATCTCGGCAATCAAGCGGCGCCGCTTCGAGTCAATGGACCGGACGGTCGACACGCTGGTGCGTCGTTTGCGTCGCAAGATCGAGGCGGACCCCGACAACCCGCACCTGATCAAGACGGTTCACGGCACCGGGTATCTGTTCTCGGGCCCGGCGGCCGCGGGCGATATTAGGACGCCCACGAAGCGCTCCACGTCCCGGTAG
- a CDS encoding amidase family protein, giving the protein MDIKQQICGMDAVGLARAMRSKELSPVEVVEAHLTRMEAVEPAIHAFCTITAQAARDQARQVEARILRGDEVGPLAGVPVGIKDLVCTAGIRTASGSPAYRDFVPDEDDVVVERLKQADAIIVGKTNVPEFGYSGVGHDPIFETTRNPWNLDMTPGGSSAGSGAAVASGEVPFAIGSDGGGSIRIPAAHSGIYGIKPSMGRVPLYPGCRDERYPGVSSWESLEHIGPMSRTVADSALMLSVIAGPDSRDRHSLPTAGFDWRQALDGDLKGLRVAYSPDWGYAAVDPQVRRVVDDAVRVFERDLGCSVEIAHPGWSDPFDAFWAIVAMDTDLKGMREMVAQWGKEMSPHLVALLNHPWTAEDFTNAMVTRKSVVNKMWRFMANYDLLLTPTLAVPPFPVHCQGPEKIDGRMVAPTQWLAFTYPINLTGQPAASVPAGFTSDGLPVGLQIVGRHLDDPLVLRASAAFERARPWRNTLPPLLKDLGLVQ; this is encoded by the coding sequence ATGGATATCAAGCAACAGATTTGCGGCATGGACGCGGTCGGCCTCGCAAGGGCCATGCGCAGCAAGGAGCTTTCGCCCGTCGAAGTGGTCGAGGCCCATCTGACGCGGATGGAGGCTGTCGAGCCGGCGATCCATGCGTTCTGCACCATCACGGCGCAAGCGGCGCGCGACCAGGCCCGCCAGGTGGAGGCGCGCATCCTGCGTGGCGATGAGGTCGGTCCCTTGGCAGGCGTGCCCGTCGGCATCAAGGACCTGGTTTGCACGGCTGGCATCAGGACGGCTTCCGGATCTCCCGCATACAGGGATTTCGTGCCCGACGAAGACGACGTCGTGGTCGAGCGCCTGAAGCAGGCCGACGCTATTATCGTCGGCAAGACCAACGTCCCGGAATTCGGATACAGCGGTGTCGGCCACGACCCAATATTCGAAACCACCCGGAACCCATGGAACCTGGACATGACGCCGGGCGGCTCCAGCGCAGGCTCCGGCGCGGCGGTGGCAAGCGGAGAGGTTCCGTTTGCCATCGGCAGCGACGGCGGCGGGTCGATCCGCATTCCGGCGGCGCACTCGGGAATCTACGGCATCAAGCCGTCGATGGGACGCGTGCCGCTTTACCCCGGTTGTCGCGATGAACGCTATCCGGGGGTGTCGAGCTGGGAGAGCCTCGAACATATCGGCCCGATGAGCCGGACCGTGGCGGACAGCGCCCTGATGCTGTCGGTCATCGCAGGCCCCGATTCGCGCGACCGCCATTCGCTGCCAACCGCTGGCTTCGATTGGCGCCAGGCGCTCGATGGCGACCTGAAAGGGCTGCGCGTCGCGTACAGCCCGGACTGGGGCTACGCGGCCGTCGACCCGCAGGTGCGACGCGTCGTTGATGACGCCGTGCGTGTCTTCGAACGCGATCTCGGCTGCAGCGTCGAGATCGCGCATCCCGGCTGGAGCGATCCCTTCGACGCGTTCTGGGCAATCGTCGCGATGGATACCGACCTCAAGGGCATGCGCGAAATGGTGGCGCAATGGGGAAAGGAGATGTCGCCACACCTGGTCGCATTGCTGAATCATCCGTGGACGGCGGAGGACTTCACCAATGCAATGGTGACTCGTAAGAGCGTGGTAAACAAGATGTGGCGCTTCATGGCGAACTATGACCTCCTGCTCACGCCGACGCTGGCGGTTCCGCCGTTCCCGGTGCATTGCCAGGGTCCCGAGAAAATCGACGGACGCATGGTTGCGCCGACACAGTGGCTCGCCTTCACCTATCCGATCAACCTGACTGGACAGCCGGCAGCCTCGGTGCCCGCGGGCTTCACCAGCGATGGGTTGCCGGTCGGCCTGCAAATCGTCGGGCGTCATCTCGATGATCCGTTAGTGCTGCGCGCGTCGGCGGCGTTCGAGCGGGCGCGTCCGTGGCGCAACACGTTGCCGCCGCTGCTCAAGGACCTCGGTCTCGTGCAGTGA